Proteins encoded by one window of Clostridium bornimense:
- a CDS encoding DEAD/DEAH box helicase codes for MNDIKIGNIRKKAILENINKGYYFYKRDHVFDFWEREVDEFSRRLSCYVASENFDEYLINFVVDKGDNLLEGQCTCPYKVKTNDNCKHVVAAYLYYLNEVAKSKESYENLSVMRKFLNSIKEDEPESIVKFDIIIAEVNKEVRGYFKIGKNKKYVIRQFKNFIFDLENSEEIVFGKEFTWKKNHHGFNPTDRRIIKILHQYIEDENFNEKTTEGKYFIFNRTIIKDIIELLKYKEFYIEEENRLVKGDIVYDDIALEFICKNINGNLSLTIEKMPISIDESNIYLYDDKLYVTTIDFHELYSEIKSLFGDNNYIIIEDEDKDDFFKYGFSRFNSLGRVTLENTLENIIIDEPLRTEFYFDKEERNVVLTVFFNYKNIRINPFREDYKEAVIRDIKKENRILREIYKLGFIKNDNNLLLKSDKDILNLQINGIEVLKEFGEIYYSEAFKKMEVNSIKVKTMLSLNDDGWLNFSFGVDNYDSIELRNILESIRVNKKFYRAKDGSFLSLESEDIKKLSHVIEVLDINNSDIDKGNVLLNKYHSLYLKDMFINKLDKSIENLLNDVENFNLNDFKLEENVNYKLRYYQIEGVKWLSTLYQYKFGGILADEMGLGKTIQTIAFIQNVIKKGNNQCNLIVCPTSLIFNWVQEINKFAPELKVSCLYGDREKRSNLVESIDSSHIIITSYSILKRDIELLSKINFNLCILDEAQAIKNSSSITWKCAKKINAKCRFALTGTPIENSLIELWAIFDFIMPGFLSNEKKFREQFQIPIMIENDKKLLKELQDKIVPFILRRKKKDVLGELPNKIERKVIVDLNDEQKKIYTSLVNSINEEIDNNSDKSNLGKTKILILSTLTKLRQICCDPSSIIEGYNGGSSKIDILIDILDKSIDDGHKILVFSQFTSILKNVRKILENLDIKSMYLDGEIKAKTRIEMVDEFNKSNIPVFLISLKAGGSGLNLTSADIVIHLDPWWNPAVENQATDRAHRIGQENVVEVIKLISKGTIEEKIYNLQEKKKMLISDVIDGEEMDRSIITSMSLEDIKNIFKI; via the coding sequence GTGAATGATATTAAGATAGGAAATATTAGAAAAAAAGCTATATTAGAGAATATAAATAAGGGATATTATTTTTATAAAAGAGATCATGTTTTTGATTTTTGGGAAAGAGAAGTAGATGAATTTAGTAGAAGATTATCCTGTTATGTAGCTTCTGAAAATTTTGATGAATATTTAATTAATTTTGTTGTAGATAAAGGTGATAATCTCTTAGAAGGTCAGTGCACTTGTCCTTACAAGGTGAAAACAAATGATAATTGTAAGCATGTAGTAGCAGCTTATTTATACTATTTAAACGAAGTTGCAAAATCTAAAGAGAGTTATGAAAACTTATCTGTTATGAGAAAATTTCTTAACTCAATAAAAGAGGATGAGCCTGAGAGTATCGTAAAGTTTGATATTATAATAGCAGAAGTAAATAAAGAAGTAAGAGGATATTTTAAAATTGGTAAAAATAAAAAATATGTTATAAGGCAATTTAAAAATTTTATCTTTGATTTAGAAAATAGCGAAGAAATAGTTTTCGGTAAAGAATTTACATGGAAAAAAAATCATCATGGTTTCAATCCTACAGATAGAAGAATTATTAAAATACTACATCAGTATATTGAAGATGAAAATTTTAATGAAAAAACTACGGAAGGAAAGTACTTTATATTTAATAGAACGATAATTAAAGATATTATTGAGCTATTGAAATATAAAGAGTTTTACATTGAAGAAGAAAATAGATTAGTTAAAGGGGATATAGTTTATGATGATATTGCTTTAGAATTTATATGTAAAAACATTAACGGAAATTTATCATTGACTATAGAGAAAATGCCAATCTCCATAGATGAGTCCAATATATATTTATATGATGATAAGTTATACGTTACAACTATAGATTTTCATGAGCTTTATTCAGAAATCAAGAGTTTATTTGGTGATAACAATTATATTATTATAGAAGATGAAGATAAGGATGATTTTTTTAAATATGGTTTTAGTAGATTCAATTCTTTAGGAAGGGTAACATTAGAAAATACCTTAGAGAATATAATAATAGACGAGCCACTTAGAACTGAATTTTATTTTGATAAAGAAGAGAGAAATGTAGTACTAACAGTATTTTTTAATTATAAAAATATAAGAATAAATCCATTTAGAGAAGATTACAAAGAGGCTGTTATTCGAGATATAAAAAAAGAAAATAGAATTTTAAGAGAAATTTATAAATTAGGATTTATAAAAAATGATAATAATCTTTTATTGAAAAGTGATAAGGATATATTAAATTTACAAATTAATGGTATAGAAGTGTTAAAAGAATTTGGAGAAATATATTATTCAGAAGCTTTTAAAAAGATGGAAGTTAATTCAATCAAAGTTAAGACAATGCTTTCATTAAATGATGATGGGTGGTTAAATTTTTCTTTTGGTGTTGATAATTATGATAGTATTGAATTAAGAAATATACTTGAATCTATAAGAGTTAATAAAAAGTTTTATAGAGCTAAAGATGGAAGTTTTTTATCTTTAGAAAGTGAAGATATAAAAAAGTTATCACATGTAATTGAAGTTTTGGATATAAATAATAGTGACATAGATAAAGGCAATGTTCTATTAAATAAATATCATAGTTTGTATTTAAAAGATATGTTTATTAATAAATTAGATAAGTCTATAGAAAACTTATTAAATGATGTTGAGAATTTTAACTTAAATGATTTTAAGTTAGAGGAAAATGTTAATTATAAATTAAGATATTATCAAATAGAGGGTGTTAAATGGCTTTCTACATTATATCAATATAAATTTGGTGGAATTCTAGCTGATGAAATGGGTTTAGGAAAGACAATACAAACAATTGCATTCATACAAAATGTTATAAAAAAGGGAAATAATCAATGCAATCTAATAGTATGTCCAACATCATTAATTTTTAATTGGGTTCAAGAAATAAATAAGTTTGCACCAGAATTAAAGGTTAGTTGTTTATATGGTGATAGAGAGAAAAGAAGTAATTTAGTAGAAAGTATTGATTCTTCACATATCATAATAACTTCATATTCAATTTTGAAAAGAGATATAGAGTTATTATCAAAAATAAATTTTAATCTATGTATATTAGATGAAGCACAGGCAATAAAAAATTCATCATCTATTACTTGGAAATGTGCAAAAAAAATTAATGCTAAATGTAGATTTGCATTAACTGGAACTCCTATTGAAAATTCATTAATAGAATTATGGGCAATCTTTGACTTCATAATGCCTGGATTTTTATCAAATGAAAAGAAATTTAGAGAACAATTTCAGATTCCAATAATGATAGAGAATGATAAAAAATTATTAAAAGAGTTACAAGATAAAATAGTGCCATTTATATTAAGAAGAAAGAAAAAGGATGTATTGGGAGAATTACCAAATAAAATAGAGAGAAAAGTTATAGTAGATTTAAATGATGAACAAAAAAAGATATACACTTCATTAGTTAATTCTATTAATGAGGAGATTGATAATAATTCTGATAAATCTAATTTAGGGAAAACAAAAATATTAATTTTAAGTACTCTTACAAAATTGAGACAAATTTGTTGTGATCCTAGCAGTATAATTGAGGGATATAATGGCGGAAGCAGTAAAATAGATATATTAATAGATATATTAGATAAATCAATAGATGATGGACACAAGATATTAGTATTTTCTCAATTCACATCTATACTTAAAAATGTGCGGAAAATTTTAGAAAATTTAGATATTAAATCGATGTATCTTGATGGTGAAATAAAAGCCAAGACAAGAATAGAAATGGTTGATGAATTCAATAAAAGTAATATACCTGTATTTTTAATTTCTCTAAAAGCAGGAGGTTCAGGACTTAATTTAACTTCAGCAGATATAGTTATACATTTGGATCCATGGTGGAATCCTGCAGTAGAAAATCAAGCTACTGATAGAGCTCATAGAATTGGGCAGGAAAATGTTGTAGAAGTGATTAAATTGATTTCTAAGGGCACAATTGAAGAAAAAATATATAATCTTCAAGAAAAGAAAAAAATGTTGATAAGTGATGTTATTGATGGTGAAGAGATGGATAGATCAATAATTACGTCTATGTCATTGGAGGATATAAAAAATATATTTAAAATATAA
- a CDS encoding helicase-related protein, with protein sequence MKKNTFQREFKKLKSQINNIEEIVYHSKVGALIEHETAVRKKIIELNTMKNESLKGFDDVYIRYEELLHYISEKLLDNYNKKNETSFKYEDVIKDNNNLLINSGILTVLIKKHIPKLVEEEFEKNFPKNPKDEYILARKLKRKFIVHLGDTNTGKTYNAMKKLKQEKNSIYLSPLRILALENFEMLNKEGIVCDLLTGEEEIRNDGATHICCTIERADLSKEYNVAVIDEIQMIGDSQRGAAWSRALLGLRAKEIHICGALNTKNLIKKILEDCEDNYEIIEYKREIPLIVEKRNFSYKEVTDGDAIVVFSKKRVLEIAENYSNEGIKTSIIYGDLPPEVRKKQYEQFINNETKILITTDAIGMGVNLPIRRIIFLNIKKFDGRDVRFLTSQEVKQIAGRAGRKGKYDNGYVATVKDNQDFIEEKLTEDDLIIKEAVIGPSEAILNIKEIPLNEKLALWSSREEKIKYYKKMDISDYLFILEKIKRYKLDEIDQWNLLKVPFDVSKEELLETFIFYVEQLFIEKLDEISKPECYEGALYDLEIYYQKINMYYSFCKIFGLSYDMEWISSERNRVSDDINDILLRI encoded by the coding sequence ATGAAAAAGAATACATTTCAAAGAGAATTTAAAAAGTTAAAAAGTCAAATTAATAATATAGAAGAAATTGTATATCATTCTAAAGTTGGTGCACTAATAGAGCATGAAACTGCAGTAAGAAAAAAAATAATTGAGCTTAATACTATGAAAAATGAATCGCTAAAGGGATTTGATGATGTATATATTAGGTATGAAGAATTATTACATTATATATCTGAAAAATTATTAGACAATTACAATAAAAAGAATGAAACTTCGTTTAAATATGAAGATGTAATAAAAGATAACAATAATTTACTTATCAATTCTGGAATACTTACAGTATTAATAAAAAAGCATATTCCTAAGTTAGTAGAGGAAGAATTTGAAAAGAACTTTCCTAAAAATCCTAAAGATGAATATATATTAGCAAGAAAGTTAAAAAGAAAATTCATAGTTCACTTAGGAGATACCAATACAGGTAAAACCTATAATGCTATGAAAAAATTAAAACAAGAAAAAAACTCTATATATTTATCTCCCTTAAGAATACTTGCACTTGAGAATTTTGAAATGTTAAATAAGGAAGGCATAGTTTGTGATTTGCTTACTGGTGAAGAAGAAATACGAAATGATGGAGCAACTCATATTTGTTGTACTATAGAGCGTGCAGATTTAAGTAAGGAATATAATGTAGCAGTAATTGATGAGATACAGATGATAGGTGATAGTCAAAGGGGCGCTGCTTGGAGTAGAGCACTTCTGGGTTTAAGAGCAAAAGAAATACATATTTGTGGTGCATTAAATACAAAAAATCTAATTAAAAAGATATTAGAAGATTGTGAAGATAATTATGAAATAATTGAGTATAAAAGAGAAATTCCGTTAATTGTAGAAAAAAGAAATTTTTCTTATAAGGAAGTTACTGATGGAGATGCTATTGTAGTATTTTCAAAAAAAAGAGTTTTAGAAATTGCAGAGAATTATTCTAATGAAGGAATAAAAACTAGTATAATTTATGGAGATTTGCCTCCGGAAGTAAGAAAAAAACAGTATGAGCAATTTATTAATAATGAAACTAAGATACTAATTACTACTGATGCTATAGGGATGGGTGTAAATCTTCCAATAAGAAGAATTATATTTTTAAATATAAAGAAATTTGATGGAAGGGATGTAAGATTTTTAACTTCACAAGAGGTTAAACAAATAGCTGGTAGGGCAGGTAGAAAAGGTAAATATGATAATGGTTATGTAGCTACAGTTAAAGATAATCAAGATTTTATTGAAGAAAAATTAACTGAAGATGATTTGATTATTAAAGAGGCAGTAATAGGCCCTTCAGAAGCTATACTTAATATTAAAGAGATACCATTAAATGAGAAGCTTGCGTTATGGAGCAGTAGAGAAGAAAAAATAAAATATTATAAGAAGATGGATATTTCAGATTACTTATTTATATTAGAAAAGATAAAAAGATACAAGTTAGATGAAATAGATCAATGGAATTTATTAAAGGTTCCTTTTGATGTAAGTAAAGAAGAATTATTAGAAACATTTATTTTTTATGTAGAACAATTATTTATAGAAAAACTAGATGAAATATCAAAACCAGAATGTTATGAAGGGGCATTATATGATTTAGAGATATATTATCAAAAAATCAATATGTATTATTCATTTTGTAAGATATTTGGGTTATCATATGATATGGAATGGATAAGTTCAGAAAGAAATAGAGTAAGTGATGATATAAATGATATATTATTAAGAATATAA
- a CDS encoding PilW family protein, with protein sequence MKKRGFTLVELIAAMSIFTMVSLMVSTLFLQSYKSAYKNRDYGIIEDNIRSISMDIDNLIEKEECKVIVYEDGKIAKIEGDDGYIKPIFAIIPSDEEKNKVIYFYKGENTALEATEFKLVDDVNKLYSEDTIGSDGGFVIKEISRTTKINSLESVSAERTEKQMLSINFYGVKEGQAYREKYSLLVNLRKNEEIQVEMS encoded by the coding sequence ATGAAAAAGAGAGGATTTACATTGGTAGAATTAATAGCTGCAATGTCAATTTTCACAATGGTCTCTCTTATGGTATCTACATTATTTTTACAAAGTTACAAATCAGCTTATAAAAATAGAGATTATGGCATTATAGAAGATAATATAAGATCTATTTCTATGGATATCGATAACTTGATAGAAAAAGAAGAGTGTAAGGTAATTGTTTATGAGGATGGGAAGATTGCAAAGATAGAAGGGGACGATGGATATATTAAGCCCATTTTTGCAATCATACCTAGTGATGAAGAGAAAAATAAAGTAATTTATTTTTATAAAGGAGAAAACACTGCTCTAGAAGCTACAGAATTTAAGTTAGTTGATGATGTTAATAAATTATATTCTGAGGATACTATAGGTTCTGATGGGGGATTTGTAATAAAAGAAATTTCTAGAACCACAAAGATAAATAGTTTAGAAAGTGTTTCAGCAGAAAGAACTGAGAAGCAAATGCTTAGTATAAATTTTTATGGTGTTAAAGAAGGACAAGCATATAGAGAAAAGTATTCACTACTTGTAAATTTAAGAAAGAATGAGGAAATTCAAGTTGAAATGTCTTAA
- a CDS encoding PulJ/GspJ family protein — MNSNMSSKNKKKGFTLVEIMAAMAIFLILSLSIGNLLTSSAKIENKSNNRLENINYVKAVMDIFDVKRGDGTDNETISNDRFNYFLNNGVVTISFDNMDELEKKILGTYTGTDGTTYSAIIKVSNKESNIYKVEATVKDNEKGNEVDKKIYISR; from the coding sequence ATGAATAGTAATATGTCTTCTAAAAATAAAAAAAAAGGTTTTACATTAGTTGAAATTATGGCAGCCATGGCTATTTTTCTAATTTTATCTTTGTCAATTGGAAATTTGCTTACTTCTTCAGCTAAAATAGAAAATAAATCTAATAATAGATTGGAAAATATCAATTATGTTAAAGCAGTGATGGATATTTTCGATGTAAAAAGAGGAGATGGGACTGACAATGAAACTATAAGTAATGATCGGTTTAATTATTTTTTAAATAATGGCGTTGTTACTATTAGTTTTGATAATATGGATGAATTGGAAAAAAAGATACTTGGAACGTATACTGGGACAGATGGAACTACTTATTCAGCAATTATAAAAGTATCAAATAAGGAGTCTAATATATATAAAGTTGAAGCCACTGTAAAAGATAATGAAAAAGGTAATGAAGTGGATAAGAAAATTTATATAAGTAGGTGA
- a CDS encoding type 4a pilus biogenesis protein PilO, with the protein MEKNNKKQGLSSYFKNLSDKDKIILCVTSIIIVTVISFKFILMPSMSNFTYNKEKLSYLKGETNNYKLYEQKNEDMNSKMPQLEAEYEKALKKLPDKDNIRQLLEDIKKLAINNSLEIKSISITKEDEKNSFKEESFSENESNDTVETNTSNLNLNKNIFTLNLTGGEGDTRNFIEDVEDYERILDIASVSTQKSNDIVTLNIQIKFYNTNNNEEISSNE; encoded by the coding sequence ATGGAGAAGAATAACAAAAAACAAGGGCTTTCAAGTTATTTTAAGAATTTAAGTGATAAAGATAAAATCATTTTATGTGTAACATCAATAATAATCGTAACAGTAATCTCTTTTAAATTTATCTTGATGCCAAGTATGTCTAATTTTACATATAATAAGGAGAAATTGTCGTATTTAAAAGGAGAAACTAATAATTATAAATTATATGAGCAAAAAAATGAAGATATGAACAGTAAAATGCCACAATTAGAAGCTGAATACGAAAAAGCCTTAAAAAAATTACCTGATAAGGATAATATAAGACAACTTTTAGAAGATATAAAGAAATTAGCAATAAATAATTCATTAGAGATTAAATCGATAAGTATAACTAAAGAAGATGAAAAGAATAGTTTTAAGGAAGAGTCTTTTTCAGAAAATGAAAGTAATGATACTGTAGAAACTAATACTAGTAATTTAAATCTTAATAAAAATATATTTACACTTAACCTTACTGGAGGAGAGGGTGATACTCGTAATTTTATTGAGGATGTAGAAGATTATGAAAGAATATTAGATATAGCCTCTGTAAGTACTCAAAAATCAAATGATATTGTAACTCTAAATATTCAAATTAAATTTTATAATACAAATAACAATGAGGAGATATCAAGTAATGAATAG
- a CDS encoding PilN domain-containing protein produces MIKQLNLNPEVINKSLKVNALDKKLKQALVSTVLVVALVSVAALGINLFIIAKIKVLEISANKYDDVIQENKKLTAETNKMNSFISQIDSIKSTKTNVSKILKEVSGCIPNGGSIDSYNIDDGKSIKLSYSTKEYDDITKFMKNVEDTDFFESINISSISSDSNGFKASVEIEVSSKNGEE; encoded by the coding sequence ATGATAAAGCAATTAAATTTAAATCCTGAAGTAATAAATAAGTCTTTAAAAGTTAATGCATTAGATAAAAAATTAAAACAAGCTTTAGTATCAACTGTATTAGTAGTAGCTTTGGTATCAGTAGCTGCACTAGGGATTAATCTTTTTATTATAGCTAAAATTAAGGTGTTGGAGATAAGTGCCAATAAATATGATGATGTTATACAAGAAAATAAAAAATTAACAGCAGAAACTAATAAGATGAATAGTTTTATATCACAAATTGATAGTATTAAAAGTACAAAAACAAATGTAAGTAAGATTTTAAAAGAAGTTAGTGGATGTATACCAAATGGTGGGTCAATAGATTCATATAATATTGATGATGGTAAAAGTATAAAATTAAGTTATTCTACAAAGGAATATGATGATATTACTAAGTTTATGAAAAATGTAGAAGATACAGATTTCTTTGAGTCAATAAATATAAGTTCTATTAGTTCTGATAGCAATGGGTTCAAAGCTTCTGTGGAAATAGAGGTGAGTTCTAAAAATGGAGAAGAATAA
- the pilM gene encoding pilus assembly protein PilM, with product MAKKQVSVELGNTYAHVIVGSKNNISDYGTITVHEDQIRNKENLFCQREVISALGKWLNRNRIRESDISFIIQGSDIITRYIEVPVMKDKLLKEAIEYELSQFIPEMDRYYTDYEILEKCQQDKKNQVYRLLLVAAPKEKMDKFMELVSILNMNVKTIDILSNSMARVIKNGPISKAVEDVGVFNFGARSSNFFIMEEGMLKLERTLIFGTDNLTKDVEFGAKEGYILGEKLEDIFYKYPKVKTNLDNALNIIAKTIQFYNSGKRDKKLSRIIIISEFVLIDNLMKYMESYFGTECVLVRKTEDLGVKIKIKESFHRYIGAYGMFLRRD from the coding sequence GTGGCGAAGAAACAGGTATCTGTAGAATTAGGAAATACTTATGCTCATGTAATTGTTGGAAGTAAAAACAACATAAGTGATTATGGGACAATTACAGTTCATGAAGATCAAATACGTAATAAGGAAAATTTATTTTGTCAAAGAGAAGTCATTTCAGCATTAGGAAAATGGCTAAATAGAAACAGAATAAGAGAAAGTGATATATCATTTATCATTCAAGGTTCAGATATAATAACTAGATATATCGAAGTCCCAGTTATGAAAGATAAACTTTTAAAGGAAGCTATAGAATATGAATTAAGTCAGTTTATTCCTGAAATGGACAGGTACTACACAGATTACGAAATACTTGAAAAATGTCAGCAAGATAAAAAGAATCAAGTATATAGATTATTGTTAGTAGCAGCTCCAAAAGAAAAAATGGATAAGTTTATGGAGTTAGTTTCTATTCTTAATATGAATGTGAAAACAATAGATATCTTATCAAATAGCATGGCAAGAGTAATTAAAAACGGTCCAATATCTAAAGCGGTAGAAGATGTAGGAGTGTTTAATTTTGGTGCAAGAAGTTCTAATTTTTTTATTATGGAAGAAGGAATGTTAAAACTGGAAAGAACACTGATATTTGGTACAGATAATCTTACAAAAGATGTAGAGTTTGGAGCGAAAGAAGGATATATTTTAGGTGAAAAATTAGAGGATATATTTTATAAATATCCTAAAGTTAAAACTAATTTAGATAATGCTTTAAATATAATAGCAAAGACAATTCAATTCTATAATAGTGGGAAAAGAGATAAGAAATTAAGTAGAATAATAATTATTTCAGAGTTTGTATTAATAGATAATTTAATGAAATATATGGAGAGTTATTTTGGTACCGAATGTGTTCTTGTTAGAAAAACGGAAGATCTAGGAGTAAAAATAAAGATAAAAGAAAGCTTTCATAGGTATATAGGTGCTTATGGAATGTTCTTAAGGAGGGATTAA
- a CDS encoding prepilin peptidase: MAFFVFVIGTILGSFFNVCIYRIPEDESIAYPPSHCGKCNTKLKPLDLIPIMSWIFLKGKCRYCKEKVSIQYPLIEFLTGIIFTIIYLRFGFGIEFIKYTFLISILIISAVIDLKTQYVFFSVSLVGIVGGIIFSIVEIFINKNIFSVLLSIIIPLVILGLIILMTRKFDGMGIGDLEIFILISLYVSPKIVAVSLFLSIIFGGIVSAVIYLKGYRKKHIAFVPYIALGTLIAILFGEDIFNWYLSISMF; the protein is encoded by the coding sequence ATGGCTTTTTTTGTATTTGTTATAGGAACGATTTTAGGAAGTTTTTTTAATGTATGTATATATAGAATACCAGAAGATGAAAGTATAGCTTATCCTCCATCACATTGTGGGAAATGCAATACTAAATTGAAGCCTTTAGATTTAATTCCTATTATGAGTTGGATATTTTTAAAAGGAAAATGTCGTTATTGTAAGGAGAAGGTATCTATACAATATCCTTTAATTGAATTTTTAACAGGAATCATTTTTACTATTATATATCTAAGATTTGGTTTTGGGATAGAGTTTATTAAATACACATTTCTTATATCTATATTAATAATATCTGCAGTTATAGATTTAAAGACTCAATATGTGTTTTTTTCTGTGTCTTTAGTAGGTATAGTAGGAGGAATAATATTTTCTATAGTAGAGATTTTTATAAATAAAAATATTTTTAGTGTTTTATTAAGTATTATTATCCCATTAGTTATCTTAGGATTAATTATTTTGATGACTAGAAAATTTGATGGTATGGGGATAGGAGACTTAGAGATATTTATACTTATTTCTCTATATGTATCACCTAAGATAGTTGCAGTGAGTTTATTTTTATCTATAATTTTTGGAGGAATTGTATCTGCAGTTATTTATTTGAAAGGATATAGAAAAAAGCATATAGCTTTTGTTCCTTATATAGCACTAGGAACTTTAATTGCCATATTATTTGGTGAAGATATTTTTAATTGGTATTTATCTATTAGTATGTTTTAG
- a CDS encoding type II secretion system protein — protein sequence MNNLTKKRKKKGFTLVELMAVVAIIAILAVVLVPTVSGYINRSKKVAIISQVRIALGAVETYNATASTTIDDGTTVTDAVTTIDDEDIIVSEDVDRIGSMTIGQARKINKDSDAIKNITLDGTNFSTYTEPASE from the coding sequence ATGAACAACTTAACAAAAAAAAGAAAGAAAAAAGGATTTACATTAGTAGAACTTATGGCAGTAGTGGCAATTATAGCAATACTGGCAGTTGTATTAGTACCAACAGTGTCAGGATACATTAATAGAAGTAAAAAGGTTGCAATAATATCACAAGTGAGAATAGCATTAGGAGCTGTAGAAACTTATAATGCTACAGCATCAACAACAATCGATGATGGCACAACAGTTACTGATGCAGTTACTACAATTGATGATGAAGATATAATAGTTAGTGAAGATGTTGATAGAATTGGATCTATGACCATTGGACAAGCTAGAAAAATAAATAAAGATTCTGATGCTATAAAGAATATAACTTTAGATGGAACTAATTTTTCTACTTATACAGAACCAGCAAGCGAATAA
- a CDS encoding type II secretion system protein has translation MAVVAIIAILAVVLVPTVTGYINRAKKLAIISQARVAVNAVRNSNALGTGAYYIQEDADCCIVKDLIVSVQDEE, from the coding sequence ATGGCTGTAGTAGCAATTATTGCGATATTAGCAGTAGTATTAGTTCCTACAGTAACAGGATATATTAATAGGGCAAAAAAACTAGCTATTATTTCACAAGCAAGAGTAGCAGTTAATGCTGTAAGAAATAGTAATGCTTTAGGAACTGGTGCTTATTACATACAAGAAGATGCAGATTGTTGTATAGTAAAGGATCTCATAGTAAGTGTACAAGATGAAGAATAA
- a CDS encoding type II secretion system protein, which translates to MNKKHGFTLIEIMCSLAIIVTLAVVLLPSVKGYINNSKKLRVVAQCHHAIKAINTYNMTAFGDDYIPYDNTKVEEARVKINDKELLNEKDITEIYDFSLCGVGKIVSDENALKHLKLDENGKTEYYDQYAAGMEDFQYKY; encoded by the coding sequence GTGAATAAAAAGCATGGATTTACATTAATTGAAATAATGTGTTCTCTAGCTATTATTGTAACACTAGCAGTAGTATTACTTCCATCTGTAAAAGGATACATTAATAATAGTAAAAAATTGAGAGTTGTAGCTCAATGTCATCATGCAATAAAAGCAATTAATACATATAATATGACAGCTTTTGGTGATGATTATATTCCTTATGATAATACTAAAGTAGAGGAAGCAAGAGTTAAGATTAATGATAAAGAATTGCTAAATGAAAAAGATATTACTGAAATTTACGATTTTAGTCTTTGTGGCGTTGGAAAGATTGTATCAGACGAGAATGCATTGAAGCATTTAAAATTAGATGAAAATGGGAAAACGGAATATTACGATCAATATGCTGCAGGAATGGAAGATTTTCAATATAAATATTAA
- a CDS encoding type II secretion system protein: MQKKKSGFTLVEVMCAISIIALLALVVVPDIRAYIIKTRKLVVIAQTHNAMKAIDTHNMFSSGSDYIRYADIESETTILEAKEIINDDTLLSEDDISKIKKLGLCAAKLIVKDDEALKFVEIYKDGNFCWYNRDRDMSVLKTPMHKYGYDYK; encoded by the coding sequence ATGCAAAAGAAAAAGAGTGGATTTACTTTAGTAGAAGTTATGTGTGCAATTTCAATTATAGCATTATTAGCTCTTGTAGTAGTTCCTGATATAAGGGCTTATATTATTAAAACAAGAAAGTTAGTAGTTATTGCACAAACTCATAATGCGATGAAGGCTATCGATACCCATAATATGTTTAGCTCAGGTAGTGATTATATACGTTATGCGGACATTGAGTCAGAAACAACTATATTAGAAGCAAAGGAAATAATAAATGATGATACACTATTAAGTGAAGATGATATTTCAAAGATAAAAAAATTAGGACTTTGTGCTGCAAAATTAATTGTTAAAGATGATGAAGCATTAAAGTTTGTTGAGATATATAAAGATGGCAATTTTTGTTGGTACAATCGTGACCGTGATATGTCGGTATTAAAAACGCCGATGCACAAATATGGGTATGACTATAAATAA